Proteins found in one Streptomyces sp. CB09001 genomic segment:
- a CDS encoding NADP-dependent malic enzyme, which yields MAAEIVNPRSDSEAGAEQGAGAEPLDSFDPAFALHRGGKMAVQATVPIRDKEDLSLAYTPGVAKVCSAIAEQPDLVHDYTWKSSVVAVVTDGTAVLGLGDIGPEASLPVMEGKAILFKQFGGVDAVPIALDCTDADEIVETVVRLAPSFGGVNLEDISAPRCFEIERKLQERLDIPVFHDDQHGTAVVTLAALRNAARLSGRTLGELRAVISGAGAAGVAIAKMLVEAGIGDVAVADRKGVVSADREDLTPVKQELASFTNKAGLSGPLEAALAGADVFIGVSGGTVPEPAVASMAEGAFVFAMANPNPEVHPEVAHKYAAVVATGRSDFPNQINNVLAFPGIFAGALQVRASRITEGMKLAAAEALASVVGDDLAADYVIPSPFDERVAPAVTAAVAAAARAEGVARR from the coding sequence GTGGCAGCGGAGATCGTCAATCCTCGCAGCGACAGCGAAGCCGGTGCGGAGCAGGGGGCGGGCGCCGAGCCGCTCGACTCCTTCGACCCCGCGTTCGCGCTGCACCGCGGTGGCAAGATGGCCGTGCAGGCCACCGTGCCGATCCGCGACAAGGAAGACCTGTCCCTGGCGTACACGCCCGGCGTCGCGAAAGTGTGCAGCGCGATCGCCGAGCAGCCCGACCTCGTCCACGACTACACCTGGAAGTCGTCGGTCGTCGCGGTCGTGACGGACGGTACGGCGGTGCTGGGACTCGGTGACATCGGGCCCGAGGCGTCCCTCCCGGTGATGGAGGGGAAGGCCATCCTCTTCAAGCAGTTCGGCGGCGTGGACGCGGTCCCGATCGCCCTGGACTGCACGGACGCCGACGAGATCGTCGAGACCGTGGTCCGGCTCGCGCCCTCCTTCGGCGGCGTCAACCTGGAGGACATCTCGGCGCCGCGGTGCTTCGAGATCGAGCGCAAGCTCCAGGAGCGCCTGGACATCCCGGTCTTCCACGACGACCAGCACGGCACGGCCGTCGTGACGCTGGCCGCCCTGCGGAACGCGGCGCGGCTGAGCGGGCGGACGCTCGGCGAGCTGCGGGCGGTGATCTCGGGCGCGGGCGCGGCGGGTGTCGCCATCGCCAAGATGCTGGTCGAGGCCGGCATCGGGGACGTCGCGGTCGCCGACCGCAAGGGTGTCGTCTCGGCCGACCGGGAGGACCTGACCCCGGTGAAGCAGGAGTTGGCCTCCTTCACCAACAAGGCCGGGCTCTCCGGTCCGCTGGAGGCCGCGCTCGCGGGTGCCGACGTCTTCATCGGCGTCTCCGGCGGTACGGTGCCCGAGCCGGCGGTGGCCTCGATGGCCGAGGGCGCCTTCGTCTTCGCGATGGCCAACCCGAACCCCGAGGTGCATCCGGAGGTCGCCCACAAGTACGCGGCCGTCGTCGCGACGGGGCGCTCGGACTTCCCGAACCAGATCAACAACGTGCTGGCGTTCCCGGGCATCTTCGCGGGTGCTCTCCAGGTGCGGGCGTCGCGGATCACCGAGGGCATGAAGCTCGCGGCGGCCGAGGCGCTGGCCTCCGTGGTGGGGGACGACCTCGCCGCGGACTATGTCATTCCGTCCCCGTTCGACGAGCGGGTCGCGCCGGCCGTGACGGCGGCGGTGGCCGCGGCGGCCCGGGCGGAGGGGGTTGCGCGCCGGTGA
- a CDS encoding zinc-binding dehydrogenase: MFAVYAARIDRDQPLAGLESGELPAPEARPGWSVVDVRAASLNHHDLWSLRGVGLPEDRLPMILGCDAAGIDADGNEVVLHSVIGQTGHGVGPKEPRSILTERYPGTFAEQVAVPTWNILPKPKELSFEEAACLPTAWLTAYRMLFTNAGVRPGDSVLVQGAGGGVATAAIVLGKAAGLRVFATSRDEAKRKRALELGAVEAVETGARLPQRVDAVIETVGAATWSHSIKSLRPGGTLVISGATSGDRPSHAELTRIFFLELKVVGSTMGSKDELEDLLSFCAATGVRPVIDEVLPMDQARTGFERMASGGQFGKIVLRNS; the protein is encoded by the coding sequence ATGTTCGCTGTCTACGCCGCCCGAATCGACCGCGACCAGCCGTTGGCCGGCCTGGAGTCGGGAGAGCTTCCGGCTCCCGAGGCCCGGCCGGGCTGGAGTGTCGTCGATGTCAGGGCCGCCTCCCTCAACCACCACGACCTGTGGTCCCTGCGCGGCGTCGGCCTCCCCGAGGACCGGCTGCCGATGATCCTCGGCTGCGACGCCGCCGGGATCGACGCGGACGGCAACGAGGTCGTCCTGCACTCCGTGATCGGCCAGACCGGCCACGGGGTCGGCCCCAAGGAGCCCCGCTCGATCCTCACCGAGCGCTACCCGGGGACCTTCGCCGAGCAGGTCGCCGTGCCGACCTGGAACATCCTGCCCAAGCCCAAGGAGCTCTCCTTCGAGGAGGCCGCCTGTCTGCCCACCGCCTGGCTGACGGCGTACCGGATGCTGTTCACCAACGCCGGGGTGCGTCCCGGTGACTCGGTGCTGGTGCAGGGCGCCGGCGGCGGGGTCGCCACGGCCGCGATCGTGCTCGGCAAGGCGGCGGGTCTGCGGGTCTTCGCCACCAGCCGGGACGAGGCCAAGCGCAAGCGGGCGCTGGAGCTCGGGGCGGTGGAGGCCGTCGAGACCGGTGCGCGGCTGCCGCAGCGGGTCGACGCCGTGATCGAGACCGTGGGCGCCGCCACCTGGTCGCACTCCATCAAGTCACTGCGGCCCGGCGGCACGCTGGTCATCTCCGGCGCCACCAGCGGTGACCGGCCCTCCCACGCCGAACTGACCCGGATCTTCTTCCTCGAGCTCAAGGTCGTCGGCTCCACGATGGGCTCCAAGGACGAGCTGGAGGACCTGCTGTCCTTCTGTGCCGCGACCGGTGTGCGCCCCGTCATCGACGAGGTGCTCCCGATGGACCAGGCCCGTACGGGGTTCGAGCGGATGGCTTCCGGCGGGCAGTTCGGCAAGATCGTGCTCCGCAACTCCTGA
- a CDS encoding helix-turn-helix domain-containing protein, producing the protein MSEATDLATRAGDRDPRVGLRAVAALRKLVEQLEAVQVRSARQQGWSWQEVATELGVSRQAVHKKYGRH; encoded by the coding sequence ATGAGTGAAGCAACGGATCTCGCCACGCGTGCGGGTGACCGCGACCCCCGGGTCGGGCTGCGAGCCGTCGCCGCCCTGCGCAAGCTGGTGGAGCAGCTGGAGGCCGTACAGGTGCGCAGCGCGCGGCAGCAGGGGTGGTCGTGGCAGGAGGTCGCCACGGAGCTCGGGGTCAGCAGGCAGGCCGTGCACAAGAAGTACGGGAGGCATTGA
- a CDS encoding Clp protease N-terminal domain-containing protein produces the protein MFERFTKDARAVVQGAVEHAERARAETVEPEHLLLALLDREGSRASFALAALGVGEHRDAVRQALREARRRAGLSQSETEALAGLGIDVMEIVARVEEAHGVGAMSADERTGRRRWSGHRSFGRGAKEVLEKALRVAVARHDRHIGDEHLLLALALRPGVPAEVLADHGVTHASLTRVLGGGAGEACA, from the coding sequence ATGTTCGAGCGATTCACGAAGGATGCCCGGGCGGTCGTGCAGGGGGCGGTCGAACACGCCGAGCGGGCGCGGGCGGAGACCGTGGAGCCCGAGCACCTGCTGCTCGCGCTGCTGGACCGGGAGGGCAGCCGCGCCTCCTTCGCGCTGGCGGCGCTCGGCGTCGGCGAGCACCGGGACGCGGTCCGCCAGGCACTGCGGGAGGCCCGGCGCCGTGCCGGTCTGTCGCAGTCCGAGACGGAGGCCCTCGCCGGGCTGGGGATCGATGTCATGGAGATCGTCGCCCGGGTGGAGGAGGCGCATGGCGTCGGGGCGATGTCCGCCGACGAACGGACGGGCAGGCGCCGGTGGTCCGGCCACCGGAGCTTCGGCCGGGGCGCCAAGGAGGTCCTGGAGAAGGCGCTGCGGGTCGCCGTAGCCCGGCACGACCGGCACATCGGGGACGAGCATCTGCTCCTCGCCCTGGCTCTGCGCCCCGGTGTACCCGCCGAGGTGCTCGCCGATCACGGAGTGACCCACGCGTCGCTGACCAGGGTGCTGGGTGGCGGGGCCGGAGAGGCCTGCGCCTGA
- a CDS encoding PadR family transcriptional regulator: MPPVFAHGRLRLYLLKLLDEAPRHGYEVIRLLEERFQGLYAPSAGTVYPRLAKLEAEGLVTHTTEGGRKVYAITDAGRAELADRSGELADLELEIRESVAELAAEIRADVRGAAGDLRREMRAAATAARRGTPGAHDEGGGFAAGAGEADEKEAWRAAKEEMRRVKQEWKEQARRAKDESRRARDEAQRARRQAKEAQERARAQAQEEVQRIAQRVQEQVQDHFSRGDWPTGLREGLSELAKEVGDFGKDFGKEFGKDWGFGRTDTGSSTARADRSPDPEYSVTPEDFPAGYAPSWAHEDAAESTGDPARDLDRLLDRFRDDIRDAARDHGVTSDQLRDTRRRLSEAAAHIGAVLRTPKG, from the coding sequence ATGCCCCCCGTCTTCGCCCACGGCCGCCTCCGCCTCTACCTCCTCAAGCTCCTGGACGAGGCCCCGCGCCACGGTTACGAGGTGATCCGGCTCCTCGAGGAGCGCTTCCAGGGCCTGTACGCCCCGTCCGCGGGCACGGTGTACCCGCGCCTGGCCAAGCTGGAGGCGGAGGGCCTGGTCACCCACACCACCGAGGGCGGCCGCAAGGTGTACGCCATCACGGACGCCGGTCGCGCCGAGCTGGCCGACCGCAGCGGTGAGCTGGCCGACCTGGAGCTGGAGATCCGCGAGTCGGTCGCCGAGCTGGCCGCCGAGATCCGGGCCGACGTACGGGGCGCGGCCGGCGATCTGCGGCGGGAGATGCGGGCCGCGGCCACCGCGGCCCGCCGGGGCACCCCCGGGGCGCACGACGAGGGGGGCGGCTTCGCCGCCGGTGCCGGGGAAGCCGACGAGAAGGAGGCCTGGCGGGCCGCCAAGGAGGAGATGCGGCGGGTCAAGCAGGAGTGGAAGGAGCAGGCCCGCCGGGCCAAGGACGAGAGCCGCCGCGCCCGCGACGAGGCCCAGCGGGCCCGGCGCCAGGCCAAGGAGGCCCAGGAGCGGGCCCGGGCCCAGGCGCAGGAGGAGGTCCAGCGCATCGCCCAGCGCGTGCAGGAGCAGGTGCAGGACCACTTCTCGCGGGGCGACTGGCCGACGGGACTGCGTGAGGGCCTGAGCGAACTGGCCAAGGAGGTCGGCGACTTCGGAAAGGACTTCGGGAAGGAGTTCGGCAAGGACTGGGGCTTCGGGCGCACCGACACCGGGAGCTCCACGGCGCGCGCGGACCGTTCGCCGGACCCCGAGTACTCCGTCACTCCCGAGGACTTCCCGGCCGGATACGCGCCGAGCTGGGCTCACGAGGACGCCGCGGAATCCACCGGTGACCCGGCCCGCGACCTGGACCGGCTGCTCGACCGCTTCCGGGACGACATCCGCGACGCCGCCCGGGACCACGGAGTGACGTCCGACCAGTTGCGCGACACCCGCCGCCGGCTGTCGGAGGCCGCGGCCCACATCGGGGCCGTCCTGCGGACACCGAAGGGCTGA